A stretch of Triticum aestivum cultivar Chinese Spring chromosome 1D, IWGSC CS RefSeq v2.1, whole genome shotgun sequence DNA encodes these proteins:
- the LOC123181543 gene encoding putative pentatricopeptide repeat-containing protein At3g25060, mitochondrial produces MFQMHPLPFLDDPRRLRRLLSSCAALRTLTRLHALLIVSSSASSHHILSSCLATAYARAGDLAAAESTLATAPTSPSSIAAWNALLAAHSRGASPDEALRVFRAIPAAVRPDSTTFTLALSACARLGDLATGEVVRDRASKAGYRNDIFVCSSLLNFYAKWGAMDDAVKVFDRMRKRDRVTWSTMVTGCVNAGQPVQAIEMYMRMREDGLEGDEVVIVGVMQACAATGDVRMGASVHGYLLRHAMRMDIVISTSLVDMYAKNRLFDQARRVFELMPHRNDVSWSALISQLAQYGNADEALGLFRQMQVSGLQPNSGPVVGALLACSDLGLLKLGKSIHGFILRRLELDHMVGTAVIDMYSKCGSLASAQLLFDKVVSRDLISWNVMIACFGAHGRGRDALSLFQEMKRNEVRPDHATFASLLSALSHSGLVEEGKFWFDCMVNEYGIEPAEKHLVCIVDLLARSGLVEEAKDLLASMHTKPTISILVALLSGCRNNKKLELGESTAEKILELQPGDVGVLALVSNLYATAKNWDKVREVRKLMKDHSSKKVPGCSSIEIRGALHTFVMEDQSHPQHRQILQMVSKLDSEMRKMGYVPKTEFVYHDLEEGVKEQLLSRHSERLAIAFGLLNTSPGTRLVVIKNLRVCGDCHDAIKYMSKIADREIVVRDAKRFHHFKDGACSCGDYW; encoded by the coding sequence ATGTTCCAGATGCACCCGCTCCCCTTCCTCGACGacccgcgccgcctccgccggctcctCTCGTCCTGCGCAGCGCTCCGGACACTCACCCGCCTCCACGCCCTCCTGATcgtctcctcctccgcctcctcccacCACATTCTTTCCTCCTGCCTCGCCACCGCGTACGcccgcgccggcgacctcgccgccgccgagtCCACGCTCGCCACCGCGCCCACGTCGCCGTCCTCCATCGCCGCGTGGAACGCCCTCCTCGCGGCGCATTCCCGCGGGGCCTCCCCGGACGAGGCGCTGCGCGTCTTCCGCGCTATCCCGGCCGCCGTGCGCCCCGACAGCACCACCTTCACGCTCGCGCTCTCCGCGTGCGCGCGCCTCGGGGATCTCGCCACTGGGGAGGTCGTCAGGGACCGCGCGTCCAAGGCAGGGTACAGGAACGACATCTTCGTGTGCTCGTCGCTGCTAAACTTCTACGCGAAATGGGGCGCCATGGACGATGCcgtcaaggtgttcgacagaatgcggAAGAGGGACCGCGTCACGTGGAGCACCATGGTTACCGGATGCGTGAACGCGGGGCAGCCGGTTCAGGCGATTGAGATGTACATGAGGATGAGGGAGGACGGTCTGGAGGGAGACGAGGTGGTTATCGTCGGGGTTATGCAGGCTTGCGCAGCAACAGGGGATGTCCGGATGGGGGCCTCGGTTCATGGGTACTTGTTGCGGCATGCTATGCGGATGGACATTGTCATCTCAACAAGCCTTGTTGACATGTATGCGAAGAATAGACTGTTTGATCAGGCGCGCCGGGTGTTTGAGCTGATGCCGCACAGGAATGATGTGTCGTGGAGCGCGCTGATCTCACAGCTTGCACAGTATGGGAATGCAGATGAGGCACTTGGTTTGTTCAGACAGATGCAGGTCTCTGGTCTTCAGCCTAATTCAGGGCCAGTTGTTGGTGCACTATTAGCTTGTTCTGATCTTGGACTCTTGAAGCTAGGGAAGTCAATACATGGTTTCATCTTGAGGCGGCTTGAGCTCGATCACATGGTAGGTACGGCAGTCATTGATATGTACTCAAAATGCGGCTCCCTGGCAAGCGCCCAATTGCTTTTCGATAAGGTTGTCTCAAGAGACTTGATTTCGTGGAATGTGATGATTGCGTGCTTCGGTGCTCATGGACGAGGCCGTGATGCCCTCTCTTTGTTCCAAGAAATGAAGAGAAACGAAGTAAGACCTGATCATGCCACATTTGCTTCTCTTTTGTCGGCACTCAGCCACTCCGGTCTCGTAGAAGAAGGGAAATTCTGGTTCGATTGCATGGTTAATGAGTATGGAATTGAACCTGCCGAGAAACACTTGGTGTGTATAGTGGATCTCTTAGCTCGTTCTGGTCTTGTTGAAGAGGCCAAAGACCTGCTGGCATCAATGCACACCAAACCAACCATCTCAATTTTGGTCGCTCTACTTTCAGGCTGTCGGAATAACAAGAAGCTGGAACTTGGGGAGAGCACAGCAGAGAAGATCCTTGAACTGCAACCTGGGGATGTCGGCGTCCTTGCCTTGGTCTCAAATCTTTACGCCACTGCCAAGAACTGGGACAAGGTCAGGGAAGTGCGCAAGCTAATGAAGGATCACAGCAGCAAGAAGGTGCCCGGGTGTAGCTCGATAGAGATACGCGGAGCACTGCATACATTCGTCATGGAAGATCAGAGCCATCCTCAGCATAGACAGATTCTACAGATGGTCTCGAAGCTCGACTCCGAGATGAGGAAGATGGGCTATGTCCCGAAGACGGAGTTCGTGTACCATGACCTCGAGGAAGGCGTCAAGGAGCAGCTTCTCAGCCGCCACAGCGAGAGGCTGGCGATCGCCTTTGGGCTGCTGAACACGAGCCCAGGGACGAGGCTTGTGGTCATAAAGAACCTCAGGGTCTGCGGCGACTGCCACGATGCCATCAAGTACATGTCGAAGATCGCCGACAGGGAGATCGTGGTGCGGGATGCGAAACGCTTCCACCATTTCAAGGACGGAGCCTGCTCCTGCGGCGATTACTGGTGA